From one Halothece sp. PCC 7418 genomic stretch:
- a CDS encoding glycosyltransferase family 39 protein produces the protein MFSRPLKTLRSLAPWLRNTILILLACGTFFRFYHLDHKVYWGDEVFTSIRISGYTASEVTESIYTGESLTIPEITFYQRPNSDRGFKETMNALVGSPEHTPFYYLLARYWVKTFGNEAIYQQSNAYIFLIRSLSAMISLLAFPLLYWLCWELFQSHQVSAIALGLFAISPFQVLYAQEAREYSLWTVTILLSCVTFLQAIQRNHLRNWLIYTVSLTLSLYTCLFSIFSAIAHGIYMVILWKKQPQLPFRSYLIASVTSIIFFSPWLFVIYQNFNQLEQNVAHLSQEKSELPLFWMLNLSRSFFDFNHGASAINPLTYAVVGISCYALYYLCRYTKAKIWLFILTLIGVIGSSLILSDLILGGIRSTIARYPIPCYLGILIAIAYLLATQLEKATPKKQYYRWRRITLAFFAFGLLSCMISSQMEVWWNKSPFKTRYNPEIAHIINQSTDPLLISDASVERVLSLGYRLENKVTLKLISSQQPIQISQQRGEIFLYQPSPQLRDTIPTKLNREVIPTETNWLWKVTKNEFSSQNVSEN, from the coding sequence ATGTTTAGCCGACCCTTAAAAACCCTTCGCTCTCTTGCACCTTGGTTAAGAAATACCATCTTAATTTTGTTAGCCTGTGGGACTTTTTTTCGCTTCTATCATCTTGATCATAAAGTATATTGGGGAGATGAAGTTTTCACGTCGATCCGCATTTCGGGTTATACCGCCAGTGAAGTTACAGAAAGCATTTATACGGGCGAATCTCTAACTATTCCAGAAATTACTTTTTATCAACGCCCTAATTCCGACCGAGGATTTAAGGAAACAATGAATGCTTTAGTGGGTAGCCCAGAACACACCCCATTCTATTATTTATTAGCTCGATATTGGGTCAAAACGTTTGGGAATGAGGCGATTTATCAGCAATCAAACGCTTATATTTTTCTAATTAGAAGTCTCTCTGCTATGATCAGTTTACTGGCGTTTCCTTTACTGTATTGGTTATGTTGGGAACTGTTTCAATCTCATCAGGTTAGCGCGATCGCGCTGGGACTTTTTGCCATTTCTCCCTTTCAAGTGTTGTACGCCCAAGAAGCTAGAGAATATAGTTTATGGACGGTTACGATTTTACTCAGTTGTGTGACATTTTTACAAGCAATTCAGAGAAATCATCTGCGAAATTGGTTGATTTATACAGTTAGCTTGACGCTCTCTCTTTATACTTGTTTATTTTCTATTTTCAGCGCGATCGCGCACGGAATTTATATGGTAATCCTCTGGAAAAAACAGCCTCAACTTCCGTTCCGATCTTATTTAATCGCCTCTGTCACCAGTATTATTTTCTTTTCTCCTTGGTTATTTGTGATCTATCAAAACTTTAACCAACTGGAACAAAATGTTGCTCATCTCTCTCAAGAAAAATCAGAATTACCCTTATTTTGGATGCTCAATCTCAGTCGTAGTTTCTTTGATTTTAATCATGGCGCAAGTGCAATTAATCCCTTAACTTATGCCGTTGTTGGAATCAGTTGTTATGCCCTTTATTATCTTTGTCGTTACACGAAAGCCAAAATTTGGTTATTTATATTAACCTTGATTGGAGTCATCGGATCGAGTCTAATTTTAAGTGATTTAATTCTAGGAGGAATTCGCTCAACAATTGCACGTTATCCGATTCCTTGTTATCTCGGAATTTTAATTGCCATTGCTTATTTATTAGCCACTCAACTGGAAAAAGCAACTCCTAAAAAACAATATTATCGCTGGCGTAGAATTACTCTAGCCTTTTTCGCCTTTGGATTATTATCTTGTATGATTAGTTCGCAAATGGAAGTTTGGTGGAATAAAAGCCCTTTCAAAACCCGTTATAATCCTGAAATTGCTCATATTATTAATCAGAGTACCGATCCGCTTCTCATCAGTGATGCCTCGGTAGAAAGAGTCCTCTCTCTCGGTTATCGTTTAGAAAATAAGGTGACCCTCAAATTAATTTCATCGCAACAACCCATACAAATTAGTCAACAAAGAGGAGAGATTTTCTTATATCAACCTTCCCCCCAATTGCGAGACACTATTCCAACAAAACTGAATCGTGAAGTCATCCCCACCGAAACAAATTGGCTTTGGAAAGTCACTAAAAATGAGTTCAGTTCGCAGAATGTTTCTGAAAACTAG